In Actinomycetota bacterium, a single genomic region encodes these proteins:
- the tatA gene encoding twin-arginine translocase TatA/TatE family subunit yields MFGGRVGGPELIIILVVLLLLFGARKLPDLARSLGASAKEFRRGLDEGASDKPEDNSGEDS; encoded by the coding sequence ATGTTCGGAGGAAGAGTCGGCGGGCCTGAGTTGATCATCATCCTCGTTGTCCTATTGCTCCTCTTTGGAGCCCGCAAACTACCGGATCTCGCTCGTTCGCTCGGTGCCTCCGCCAAGGAGTTCCGCCGGGGTCTCGACGAGGGTGCGTCGGATAAGCCCGAGGACAACTCCGGCGAAGATTCCTAG